The region GCTCCCTGGCTCTTCAGCTTGTGAATCACCAGCTCGGGTGTGGAGGAAGGCACGATGATGGTTGCAGGGATATTGAGTTTTCTGGCAACATACGCTGTCGCCATGCCAGCATTGCCACCTACAAACAGTGTACAGTCATCAAGAAGCAATATGGAAATAAACATCGGTTTCCATTGGAAGAAGTGAATAAGCTTACCTGATGAACAGATTACACCTTTTGATCCAGGACCTGCAACCTATAAGGGACAATATTTCATGGCTTACTACaacagcaccacttggtgtatgacttTAAAACGCCTAGCTGATATTTTGGTAATGTACAGCCACAAggaaaattaagtcaaatagataatttattttaaaattatacaacgcaaaaaagtgttgcatattcaaccaagtagtTGGTAAGGTGGAAAGtttccaatcaaaatgaaataggTCTACTTATGTACAAAAAATTAAGTTGATACTACAATGCCTTAGCATGTTTTGATCAGTTCAAACaggattgaaaaataaatgtaataaaatacctttcattttatttttttgacaagaAAAAACTGGCCTTCATGTGGTTTTGATGTGTATGTTCGATCGTCTTTTTggatacaatttaaaaaaagtgaactCTGAACACTATTTCTACAAAGCAGCTCAAATTACCAAATGAAACATTCCTTCTCAATAGCGGTTTTATCTTTATGCCTGAGATATGCAAGCAGTTGTAATTCATGACTAAACAAGTAGGAGTACATTTGATCTGTCTTCTACTCTCTTCCACGCAGAGGCGCAGAATGATGGTTGAGACAACGTGCGTTGGTATAGCCTACATAAGGTTGTGCATACCTCCACTCTATATACCGCGTGTGGACAGCAGAGAGGGCTATACTCAAATACATAATGCAGTAGTGGAAATACTGTACGGACAGCCATTTTGCTGAAACTTGTATTTTTACAGTGGGTGTTAATCGTGCAAGCAGTAAACCTGCATCTACTAATTCATTTCCATATTTACAGTAGTCCGGGAAAAATGCTGATAGTATACCGTTCGTCTTAACTGCCATAGCTGTAATTGCTATATTTGCACGCTGGAAGAAACTTTGACTACGAGGAAGCTCACCTTCTGACACAGGTGTCCTATCCCCCGAATTTTGAAGGAGCCGGAAGGTTGGGCATTATCCATCTTCAAGTAGACAGGGGTACCAATCCTTTTCGACATGTCCAGACTTTCCAGGAGCGGAGTGTTTACGTGAAAGCATTCTGAATTCGACATGGCTCCTGTTGTGGACTAGTCGTTAATTTACAGAATGACGTTTGCACATGTTAGTGAAACGTATACCTagttaaatgcattgaaataggTAACTGGCCAgcatgcatgtttcatattaAATCCATTGCAATGATGGGTGGGCAACTGCACACCTGACGTATTCCCGTGTGACATGGGCAGGGGATTGTCCAGCGGGAACAGATTTACGTCCACAAATCGTTGAAATAACTACCATGAATTTACATTATAGTAAAGTACTCAGCCAATCTGACAATCGTGACCAGATACTCATCGCAATTACTCaccttaaatgtattttaagaaaaatgtCTCTTCCTCCGCGAAATCGCCAGGTAGCGGACACACCACCGGTTCAAAGTTTACTTGGGTTCATATAACAGTTCGGGTCACTAAGCAAAATTTGCACGGAACACTAACTATTGGTAGCGCACGTACGTAAACGGTCGTTTCGAAGTTCTGGTGTAACTATTCACTTCAAGGacattttttaatacaaataatttacatAACGCTACAGAACAGTGCTGTAATGGAACTTTAAATATCTGCCTTTGGGATCATGTGACGTTAGGCTTTTCCAAAGGGACAAACGCCATCTGCTGACAGAATAGTCCTTGCGCGTCAGATAGCAACACAATCATGCAAGACACTGGGGGGCACAAAATGCCAATCAATTCTTAGTGTGCATAAGTGATACAAACTTTTCTTCTCACTAAGCTCTACTCAAGTACTTTGTGTCCTGAGTTATTGTGCTTTACCTTTTGGGAACACCCTTGACTATACTTTTAGAAGTTGAGGGCTGTTGATGGAAATGTGGCCACATAAGCTTAGCCAAAATAAGTAGAAAAACTGTCAAGCCTCATTTCAGAATATCCTATAAATGCTCAATTGGGATCAGAAGGATGTGATCATTATCATGAAGCTCaaacaaatgtgaaaaaatcCCCTCTCTGCAGTATGTTTAATATGGGAAAATCACTCAAACTATTAAGCAATTGTCAACAATAGACTTAAGTGCACAAATACACCAAAACCATGTGTGTCTCATGCTGGCACTGCAAAAAGGCTGTCTCATGTGTATTAGTCCTGTAATGAGGCGTAAAATCGTTCTTttctcaagtataaaatactagtttgttttaagttaggttttgtgttttgtaataAAATCGTCAACCCATTCTCaaattgtgaaattaaaatTGTGAATTCCTCACCTCACTGGCAATCTTTTTGTCTTCTGTTTATTTAACAGAAAAGTAATATAAATACTATTTTAAAAGTAAATATAGGACTACAAAACTTAAGACTGGCACTtccgtttattttttatttttttatttttttgctgtgtgtagtgtaactTCTTTGGTTTACCATGAATGCACTCACTGTAAAATAGAACCGAAACCAgtcaaacgcacacactcaccagttTGATATGCATGGGAAAAAAAGACAGTTCTCATACCGGGGCATAGTTTTATTGTGCACATTTACATAACGTGTTGCGTGAgtggtgtgtctgtaggccaTACAGCACCTGCATCGCAGTTATGCTCCGAACAGCAGAAAGTCAATCATCCCTTCACTTGTTCTTCCCACCACAGTATTTACAGGTATATTCAGCGGTCAAGCTCTGTACAGCATTGGCTTGGTATGGGTAAAAATTACACAACTCTTAAAATATTGGGAAAAAGGCAAATTGATGTTATGCAACGTACAAATCCCTGCCTAAATGTAAAACAATGCGTGAATATAGGCTTTTATGGACAGTCTCCTTGAAAGTGTTTGCTTTCAAGGAAAAGCGATTTACACGTAGCGGTTTTTGAAAGTGCTCGGTAGTTAGACTGCagcactcccctgtctgtggcCTCGTGAGGAACGGACCGTCCCCCTGGCACACTCCAGACCTACATCCTCAGCACCCTCCATCTTCTGGTCCTCCTCCAGGACTCCGCGTCATTCCAATCAATAAACACTTACACTGCACTTCTCTAAAACTGCACTACACGTCCTAATCTCTGCATGGCTCAGCCTCCCACACTGCAAAAAGAGTCTGTCTCAACAAGTGCTTTGGTCCTGTAATGagacttttaaaaaatcttctcttgggtagaaaatatttgcttgctttaagttactgtttgcttgttaAGTGAGATTTTCACACCTCAATGGCAATAATTTTGCCTTATTtagcaaagaaataacagaaatacaattttaagtttaaaataaataaaagacacacagtacttgttgagattgacaaaattgatacattttggtttttgcagtgcattctCCGGTCCTTCTCTCCGGAAGGAGACAAGTCTCTATGGGGTTTCCTTCATCACTCGACAACGGCAAGAGCTGTTCTCCGCCCGTTCAGAGCGCATCACTTCCTCTCAACCCCAGCTCTCCGCCCGTTCAGAGAGCATCACTTCCTCTCAACCCCTGCTCTCCGCCCAATCAGAGCGCATCACTTCCTCCCAACCCCTGCTCTCTGCCCAATCAGAGCGCATCACTTCCTCCCAACCCCTACTCTCCGCCCAATCAGAGCGCATCACTTCCTCCTAACCCCTGTTCTCCGCCCAATCAGAGCGCATCACTTCCTCCCAACCCCTGCTCTCCGCCCAATCAGAGCGCATCACTTCCTCCCAACCCCTGCTCTCTGCCCAATCAGAGCACATCACTTCCTCCTAACCCATGTTCTCCGCCCAATCAGAGCGCAACACTTCCTCTTGGCTTCACTGAACACATTCACGTCCCCTCTGACACAAGGGAGAGGAAACAAACACGACGTGGAAAGAACCACGTTCCTTAAATGTCAATGggcagtgtttaaaaaaagaaacaaaaaataatgtgtGAGTAATGACGGACTCTTCCGTTATGAGTGGGCTTCAGCCTTGAgatgaaatgaaaattaaacgGGTATGAGTTGAACCAGACGGGAGAGGCTGAGTGCCTGAGTCCAGCTCGCTGTGTGGGCCTGGTCTGCCAGTCCATAAAACCCACACTGCCGCCCCCAGAaccccgtctcccctgccagggAGTGGCAGCGACACGGGGAGGGGCGGTTCCATGATCCAGTCGTTGTCCGCGGGTCCAGTTTTACATCCCAAAGAACGGGTTGATGCCCTCACTGCGCATCTACGCCAGGGAGCGCTGTCGCGGCTTTATCCGGGGGTACAGCTGCAGGGACAGAAGACACACAGTAAACCGTTAGCTTGAATTACTCGCTGCACCAGCTTCTGTTCAACAGCAGGGGGAGCTGGCTTTCCAGGCTATAGAAGTGCCGTGTTAAAGTAACTATTAACTACTTTGCTTTCTAAAACactatgtgcagtgtgtgaaggTCATTGGGCAACAGATTTGTGTTCAAGTACTTGTGATGCGTGAAGTGTGAATGACAGTCTGTCACAGCAATCGCTACTTCTGCAGCTGCATGTCAAGCAATCAGAGGGGATGGTTTCAGCACTCTAAAGATGAACTGATCGCACCCCTGGCTGTACGAAAAACTCCCTATTATTATGaatgactacatttcccagaattccctgggtatatttaaaataaagtgaTTGCCAGTTCGTATGTAGAGTGGTGTGCTCCCGACTTTTGGAGCAGCTTGGTAGACCAGATCATCCCCCTATTCCACAGGAGGCCAACCCGGGTCCTGGGTAGCTGCAGAGTGCACTGTCTTTTGATTTCACCATACAAACAACAATCACTTTAAACttaagaaaccaggtgaggtgagttaaccgtgtaaGCTGCTTTAATTGATGAATGAAGTGCCAAGTAAGACCAGGGTTGGCCACTCCTGGCCTATTCCTTCTGACCAAGGAAGGTTAATCAGTTTGCACAATCCCCCAGCAGTTGACATACTTTACATCTGCTGTAAATGTGGCCTGAGGAGCGGCAGTAGCAGCTCTCCTCCACAGGGGGCGCCGGTACTCACCCCCAGCAGGTTCCGCGGGACGTAGCCCTCCTTGTCGTTGAGCCGAGCCCACCACCACTCCGTCTCGCTGTCGTCCTTCCTGCGCAGGATGGTGATGGCGTCACCCTCTTTGAAGGACAGCTCGTCTGAGCCCTGGGCCTCGTAGTCCCACAGGCCGAACACGCCGCCCTTGTTCATCACCCCCAGCTTCTCCTGCacacctggagagaggaggggagaggggggcattAGAGACAGCTcctatgcattacattacattacggaTATTTATCCAAAGTTACTTAGTTGATTTTACGAAGCAGGagaaatcccccctggagcaatgcggggttaagggccttgctcaagggctcacaGCTGCTTGGATTATTATGGTTACACTgggtttgaaccaccagccttctgagtcccagtcaagcaacttggCCACTAGGGCTGCCCCATGCCCTATGCACCACCCTCTTCCTCACCCCACCCTCAGGCCGGCCACTCACCGTAGAGGAACTGTGAGCACTGGATGTagccctcctccatctcctcgcACTTGTCGGCGGCCGTCTCCACGTCGCTGATGGTGGTGGCGAAGATGGCGGCTCCTGACTCCACCAGCAGCTTGCACAGGTGCACGCTGTTACAGGACGCGGCACAGTGCAGGGGCGTCCTGGGCACGACACAGCGAACACAGTCAGCAGATGCTATtaacataccacacacatagTCCCTACTTTTCCTTTCATTCTCACCCTAAAAATGAGTTTGCTTACACACTACAAAAGTTTTTGACAGATCTCTTACTGAACAAGGCAATATAAGCCGTTTAAACGAAGAATGAGttatgagagtgagagtgagagttttAATCTATGCTCAGAtctactcaactccaggtcctgtggAGTACAGGGTTGATGCAAATACCTGCTTACACTGTACCCCCCAGAATCATAGAATGATAGGCATTCCTAAATATGGAGAGGACTCCATGATTATCATGAAATGGCTGCTTCTGCAGTAACACTGAGGCTCAGCTCCCTGCTCAGAAGCACGCGAGGCTCAGCCTTACCAGCCATCACTGTCGGCAGCATTGACGTTGACCCCGAAGTCCAGCAGGAACTTGACGATGTGGTGGTGTCCGGCGCAGACGGCGTTGTGCAGGGGCGTGATGCCCTCGTCGTTGGGCTTACTGGGGTTCTCCACctgggaagggcacagtgaaaTAACGGGGAATAAGAGAGATGTCTGACACGGCTGCGGAGGTTGAGTGAGATGTCCTACATGGGTGATGATGACAAAGATGTCTGACATGCCTGCGGATGGTTAAGATGTCTGACACGACTGAGGATGACTAAGATGTCTGACACCTGACAAGCCTGAGGATGACTGGTATGTCTGATATGGCTGAAGATGACCGGGATTGTCTGACACAGCTGAGGATGACTAAGATGTCTGACACCTGACAAGCCTGAGGATGACTGGGATCTCCGATATGGCTGAAGATGACTGGGATGTCTGACACAGCTGAGGATGACTAAGATGTCCAACTTGACTATGGATGACTAAGGCTCAGTACCTCGTAAATGATCCTCTGCACCAGGTCGAACTCTCCCTCCAGGGAGGCGTCCAGCAGCAGCGCCAGAGGGTTGAACTTCACCCGGAGCCCGTGGCCCGTCCGCTCTGATTCCGGCTTCTTCAGGTTGGTGCGTTTGACCTGCgtagaggggggcaggggagatCAGTCAGATCTGAAACAGCActacacacacttaaacagCTCCCTCCTGCAGTCTGTAAATTAACCTCACAGAGCAAGTGAACCCTACTGAGAGCACGCATTAGGTACTGACCGTAAATAACAATCACTTTCTCTTCAGTGCGGACCAAGCCAAGCTGGGGctctacagtgctcccattttaggagcacgTCTAGAGTAccaattgggatgcattagtgcACTTCTAAAGTTTTCAAATCAGAAGCAGGTGTGGGTCTAGGAAAAATGCTAGTGTAGAGCCCTGTCAGCTGAATTTAAATCCGTTACTTCAATTATTTTTATCGGTGTTTTAAACGACTAATTTAAATTCGAATTGCTTCCTTGTCCAGGTATATTGCTGAGCTCAGGACTACAGGCATGTCGCTCGTGGTGGGGAGTAGCAGACTCACCATTGGCTGGGTGGTTGTGGCTGGTTCAGTCCCCACCTCCTCGGGAGAGCTGCCCTCTGGGACTGGGCTGGGCAGGGTCTCCGTGGGCCCGGCCGGGAGGTTGTTGTTGGCATCCTCCGTAGTGTCCGTGGGCCCGGGGGTCAGGTCCTCAGTGGGCGGCAGGGGCAGCTGGTTGTCATTGGCATCGGAGgacggggcgggggcggggagggggttGGTTTCGGGGAGCTCGGCCGGGGGCGCGGTGTAGGGGGGCAGCTCCGGCAGGTTGGCGTTGGCGGCGTTGCCGTTGTCCAGGTCGGCCAGGACGTAGTCGGGGGGGTTGTTGGGCTGGTAGAAGGGCGTCCCACCCCCGCCCTCCATGCCCCCCGCCAGGGTGTTGAAGCGCTGGTACAGCAGCTTCTGGATGTTGGGTCCGCTGGGGCCCTCGGGCTCCGTGATGGAGCTGCGCTTCTTCAGGGGCCGCGGCGCGTTGGCCAGCTTCTTGCGCAGGATCTCCAGGTCGATGTCGCTCTGGTAGCGCAGGGGCGAGTGCGCCATGGGCGTCAGCTTGGTGGGGCTCAGCGGCCGCGGGATGTTCTCCACGCTGGGCGGGGCCTCCTTGGGCCCCGGGGGGCTGCTGTCGGGGTCTCCCGCCCGGTCCATCGTGTCTTCGCCTGAAACCTGGAGCGCGGGGGCTGCGGGTCCGTGCAGGaagggcaggggagagggggagttgGAGCTGGAGGGCAGGATGGGCTTCCCATAGACTGCAGAGCACAGAATGACAGAGAATATGGTTAGCCACACACCAAGAAGCTAGAATCGCTAGACACTACAGTATCTCAGACAATACATGTCACCCTCCCCACTATGTACTGTCTGACCTGACTGTCCAGCATCTAATTTGATTATCAGGGGGTATTATTTGGGGATATGCAGTTCACTTGTTTATTCATCATCACCCTCACTCCCTGGTTTGTCCGTGCTGAAGTGCTGATGTGCTGCAGTTACCTGCTTTGACGGCAGGCTTGCTGTTGGGGTAGTTTTTGGGCGCGCCCTGCTGAAGGTACATGTGGTAGATGGAGCTGGAGTTCATGGTGGGGGGCCCCTTCCTGGGGGACTGCGGGCGGGAGCCCTTATCGGCGATGTAGGGCCGCACGGCCACGGCCAGCGGGGGGTCCGTTCTCTCCCCGGCCTGGAAGGTGGGGCTGGGCGGGACAGAGATGCGCTGCTGGATCAGCTGGGAGGACGACCCGGGCAGGGCCGGGGCCCGGTGCCAGGTGGACCGGGGCAGGCTGTCCTTACGGCGGTCCAGAGAGCTGGTGGAGCCGGCTGAGGACAGCAGCCCCGAGCTGGGGTAGGTGCCGTAGCTGGGGGGGTGGGGCCTGGAGAGAGCGGGGACTGAGCCTGCCAGTTTACTGCCGTCCAGTCCCTGCGAAGGCACAGACCGTACACTGAGAAACCTGCAGCATACCTGCATTACACGGTTTGTCTTAACAAGTCTAtatacaagactaaaatactttgcTGTTACCTAACATTTTGGAACATTATCAAACTTTACCTGCTCACCATTAAAGCCGTGAGCTAACATTAGCCAACAGGtactgcacagtaaaataaatggctgccaaatgtcaatatgCCAAGAGAAGCAAGTCAATGACTGTAATCgttaaaaaacaaaacggaTAATGTTGTGCTAAATCGCTTTCCTGATTTGGTTCATGCATCCAAATAATTAAATGTCCTGGGCAAACAAAATAGAACCGTTCAAAAATAACTTTGTTTGCATTCTTCTAGTTGAATGAATTCAGGATttgaaggaagaggaggagacgaGGAGCGAGGAAAATGGAGGAACAGGGACagtcaggaggaggaggatcgGGCGGCTGTGGGCTCACCATGTCTGTGCGTACAGCCGGGGGGGTGCCCGGGGGTGCCAGCCTTCCCCCTGCGTCGGTGCCGGAGTCCTTCCAGTCCGCAGGCTTGAGCGGGGGCGTGGCCTTGCTGAGCGTGGGCCAGTTGGCATCGttggctgaggggggggggcgggggagagaaGCAGAGGGAAGGAGTGAGccgggggggagagaaagacacgGCTCTCACCACAGAACCCACCGTCGGGGCGAGCGCTTTCATTAGTGAGACAATCAGGACTGCAGCTCTGCAGCGTTTGAGGTAAGTGATTGATCGTGATTgcgctgaaaataaaataaaatttaatgaaaaaaaataataaaattgcaaCCTCAGCGCCTGCTGTCTTACGGAGTTCCGTTTACAGCGCCTGCACTTCTGGACTTTGAAgccataaacacatttttacagagagagaaagcactAAAAAGACTAGCGATTGCCCTTACACTGCAAAATAGAGTCCATCACttctctctctcgatctctctctctctctactcatTTGCCAGCATTTAAGAAAtgtcctccattttggctctatcCCAGCCTAAAGTGAGGCTCCCCTTCCCCCGCGGTGACGGCCGGTGACGAGGGCTCGTCTGAGCGATGCCCCTCACGCCTCACTGGAGCTGATCACTGCACGCTCAGTGCTTCAGGGCATTACATCACCGCTCCCCCTGCTCAGCACCGCACCGAAAAACCACCCCCGTCAGCCCCGAGTGCGCCCTGCTCCCATCAGCCCTCTGTCTGCAGAGGGGAAAGGACGAAATGGAGGGAGTGTGCCACACGTGCGTGATGATGAGCTAGGTGCGAAAAATGGGCTTGCGCCGAAAAATAGCCGTGAAGTGCTTTTTGTTCAGATAGCTGCTGACAAGCCAGGCGGCGGAGCAGATAATGCAGTGAGAGATGCTAGCTCTTCTGATCTGAGAGATGCTAGCTCTTCTGAGCTTAGAGACGCTAGCTCTTCTGAGCTGAGAGATGCTAGCTCTTCTGAGCTGCGAGATGCTAGCTCTTCTGAGCTGAAAGATGCTAGCTCTTCTGAGCTGAGAGATGCTAGCTCTTCTGAGCTGAGAGACGCTAGCTCTTCTGAGCTGAGAGACGCTAGCTCTTCTGAGCTGAGAGACGCTAGCTCTTCTGAACTGAGAGACGCTAGCTCTTCTGAACTGTACAAGTCCAGCTTCATGATGCTGGGGCCATCCGTTAGCACTGCTAACAGAAGCGCACAGAGCAATTATCGACAATCGCAGTGGAGCGTTAGAGGCAGAGGGCCCACTGTCCCGTTTCTGTCTCACTGaacccccccgcacccccacccccgagTCTGTGGGACAGGACCGTGCAGGGCAGGATCAGCGATGCTTAGGAGGCTTATAAACAAtcagaggaaggaagagagagcagcacaACACCAACAGCAGAGCGCTAGCCCAAAACAAAGCAcccagaggggggaggggatctctccactcccccctcactGTAACCTTCTCTAATTGGATTTCTCCCATGAGCTAAAAGACCTCTCTTTAACAGGCATTTCTGCTTGGCGAGGACACACGATTTTACACCCGTCTCAAATGCCAGGGATGCACAGCAGCATTAATTAGTATGAATCACCAGAAATGCAAAAGCAGGATCGCTGGGTCCCAGTTACCATTCGATAATGTCCAGTCCCAATCAATGACTGATTAGCTGCGACTGAGATTATGCAGTTATGTGCACATAACATCTAATGTGCCTACAATAGTTAGCATTTCCCAATGATTAGAGGAGTATTTTGGAAAAACGCCTTGGGCTGTACCAACCCAATAGTCCATCCATTACAAAGAAAATTCTAAAGAAAATGCATAATTCTAAAAGTTATGTAATAAAATgtctattattataattattccaATTGTAATGTATGTTACAAATATAACTGTAAATGTGTAGTATTTTAAAGTAACCAGTAAACCAAATGACTACTGATTGTTCTGCTATATACTGTAGGAAACCTATTAGACTAAACCAGCAATCACTGCTTTCATATTAGCTTTTGTTCATACTAAGACTAAAATGAAGATGAATTGGCTAGTACTACTGTAACAGTCTACTACTGGAGCACTGCTATGTGTTAATGAGAATGTTTGATGAACTGAGCTACACTACATGAAATGTAAGTTCAATCTAAATCAAATTTACTGAGGTAAATTTGACTGATGCTGAGATCAGAGATTCAGAGGCTGAGAGTGCAGTGAACCTTATCAGTGTAGAGAAGAACACTTAATGATACACaagcaagcaaacacacacatgcattcatgaACGGACGCattaacacacatgcatgcacacacacacacacatcacccacgtgcacacacacacacacacacacacacacacacacttcaggaaTAGGACACTGCTCCCACAGCTGTCTTCTGCCCAGTGCCTTTaacacacaccaacaatcaCTGCCATTTCAAGAGCAAGTCACCTTCAGCTGAGATGAGTGCTTATCTGTCCTGCCCATACAGTTACACTTCCTCAGAGAGGGGGGGTTTCACAGTGCATCTGGCAACCCTCACCGACTTCCAAACATCATGCCTCAGCATGACTCTCATATCTAAATCATACTGTAATAATAAATAGCACCAGGTTCCCTCATCATTTCCTGCTCTTCCACCTTCATCTGTCCTTCACATTCTGACCCAAAAACCAAAGGGCTTCAGTTATCAGCCTAGCCTGAGCCCAGCCTCTCAAACACTCCCATTTACACTGAAACCATTATACTGAATTAAGCAGTCATAACCACAGAGCACAGACTGTGGCTGGCTGGTTTTCTGAATGCTAAACCTGAGAGTGAGCAACTCAGACAGCAAATTTATGGCCGTCTGTATTCAGGCCTGGTGTCTTATGCATATTAgccaacagtttttttttctctgcaggCAGAGCGGTGATACATCTCCACTCATCCAGCACCAGCTGCCAGTGATTCCAGGTGTGTGAAAGGgcttggggaggggggaggagccaTGCCTCTACATGCGTGGGGAGGGGGGCCCACAGAGGGGGGTACAGCGAGCACCCACACGTGTGCACTACTATTGATAAGGTTCAGAgccctcctcctgctgcacctGCAGACTCACAGGACACAGCGTCGGACCCCGAGGGCGCCCCGGGCTCGGGGCAGGACGGCAACAGAGGATCCACTATGATGTCTAAGTCTGAGACCTTCCAGGGGCCGGAGGGCTTTCTGACCCCGCGGCCCTCGCTCTCTGCCGGCCCAGAGGGACACCAGACCCACGACAGGAAGGACAAACAATGAAGGGCAGGGAAAAAAATGGGAGAGCAAGGGAAAAGACAAAAGAGTACAAATCATAAGAGGTTCGGAGGAGGAAAcggcaagaaaaaaaactgagaaCAAAAGACCAATTCAACAGGATTAAGAACGGCGGTAGGAGAGGAACGGGTGGAGCGAACGACTGGGACGGGGCTGGACTGCG is a window of Conger conger chromosome 1, fConCon1.1, whole genome shotgun sequence DNA encoding:
- the ppp1r13ba gene encoding protein phosphatase 1, regulatory subunit 13Ba isoform X3 — encoded protein: MMPMILTVFLSDSEKLLTEVPITPETSCRDVVEFCREPGESGCHLAEVWRGNERAIPFDHMMYEHLQKWGPRKQEVKFFLRHEDSPTEGSDQGSQQSQDQGNKANGANTDNVCQNGVGNPRVELTLSELQEMATRQQQQIENQQQMLVAKEQRLRYLKQQERRQQQAVCETEKLQRLKERVDNQEAKLKKIRAMRGQVDYSKVINGNLSAEIEHINGMFQEKQQELQSAVLKVDQLTQQLEDLRRGKLNGLQTLSGQVTGTAALELRKLYQELQIRNKLNQEQNSKLQQHKDVLNKRNMEVTLMDKRIAELRDRLYKKKAEARQKENIPLNRINGTPSPQPPPGSSGRVAAVGPYIQVPVPGRQEGGYMVPPEPLKPQSLGVTAAINHARSKSANDANWPTLSKATPPLKPADWKDSGTDAGGRLAPPGTPPAVRTDMGLDGSKLAGSVPALSRPHPPSYGTYPSSGLLSSAGSTSSLDRRKDSLPRSTWHRAPALPGSSSQLIQQRISVPPSPTFQAGERTDPPLAVAVRPYIADKGSRPQSPRKGPPTMNSSSIYHMYLQQGAPKNYPNSKPAVKAVYGKPILPSSSNSPSPLPFLHGPAAPALQVSGEDTMDRAGDPDSSPPGPKEAPPSVENIPRPLSPTKLTPMAHSPLRYQSDIDLEILRKKLANAPRPLKKRSSITEPEGPSGPNIQKLLYQRFNTLAGGMEGGGGTPFYQPNNPPDYVLADLDNGNAANANLPELPPYTAPPAELPETNPLPAPAPSSDANDNQLPLPPTEDLTPGPTDTTEDANNNLPAGPTETLPSPVPEGSSPEEVGTEPATTTQPMVKRTNLKKPESERTGHGLRVKFNPLALLLDASLEGEFDLVQRIIYEVENPSKPNDEGITPLHNAVCAGHHHIVKFLLDFGVNVNAADSDGWTPLHCAASCNSVHLCKLLVESGAAIFATTISDVETAADKCEEMEEGYIQCSQFLYGVQEKLGVMNKGGVFGLWDYEAQGSDELSFKEGDAITILRRKDDSETEWWWARLNDKEGYVPRNLLGLYPRIKPRQRSLA
- the ppp1r13ba gene encoding protein phosphatase 1, regulatory subunit 13Ba isoform X5, which codes for MEWKHVEAVQEFTAEGQCSKIKVRSCRITWDSQQVGNPRVELTLSELQEMATRQQQQIENQQQMLVAKEQRLRYLKQQERRQQQAVCETEKLQRLKERVDNQEAKLKKIRAMRGQVDYSKVINGNLSAEIEHINGMFQEKQQELQSAVLKVDQLTQQLEDLRRGKLNGLQTLSGQVTGTAALELRKLYQELQIRNKLNQEQNSKLQQHKDVLNKRNMEVTLMDKRIAELRDRLYKKKAEARQKENIPLNRINGTPSPQPPPGSSGRVAAVGPYIQVPVPGRQEGGYMVPPEPLKPQSLGVTAAINHARSKSANDANWPTLSKATPPLKPADWKDSGTDAGGRLAPPGTPPAVRTDMGLDGSKLAGSVPALSRPHPPSYGTYPSSGLLSSAGSTSSLDRRKDSLPRSTWHRAPALPGSSSQLIQQRISVPPSPTFQAGERTDPPLAVAVRPYIADKGSRPQSPRKGPPTMNSSSIYHMYLQQGAPKNYPNSKPAVKAVYGKPILPSSSNSPSPLPFLHGPAAPALQVSGEDTMDRAGDPDSSPPGPKEAPPSVENIPRPLSPTKLTPMAHSPLRYQSDIDLEILRKKLANAPRPLKKRSSITEPEGPSGPNIQKLLYQRFNTLAGGMEGGGGTPFYQPNNPPDYVLADLDNGNAANANLPELPPYTAPPAELPETNPLPAPAPSSDANDNQLPLPPTEDLTPGPTDTTEDANNNLPAGPTETLPSPVPEGSSPEEVGTEPATTTQPMVKRTNLKKPESERTGHGLRVKFNPLALLLDASLEGEFDLVQRIIYEVENPSKPNDEGITPLHNAVCAGHHHIVKFLLDFGVNVNAADSDGWTPLHCAASCNSVHLCKLLVESGAAIFATTISDVETAADKCEEMEEGYIQCSQFLYGVQEKLGVMNKGGVFGLWDYEAQGSDELSFKEGDAITILRRKDDSETEWWWARLNDKEGYVPRNLLGLYPRIKPRQRSLA
- the ppp1r13ba gene encoding protein phosphatase 1, regulatory subunit 13Ba isoform X6; amino-acid sequence: MATRQQQQIENQQQMLVAKEQRLRYLKQQERRQQQAVCETEKLQRLKERVDNQEAKLKKIRAMRGQVDYSKVINGNLSAEIEHINGMFQEKQQELQSAVLKVDQLTQQLEDLRRGKLNGLQTLSGQVTGTAALELRKLYQELQIRNKLNQEQNSKLQQHKDVLNKRNMEVTLMDKRIAELRDRLYKKKAEARQKENIPLNRINGTPSPQPPPGSSGRVAAVGPYIQVPVPGRQEGGYMVPPEPLKPQSLGVTAAINHARSKSANDANWPTLSKATPPLKPADWKDSGTDAGGRLAPPGTPPAVRTDMGLDGSKLAGSVPALSRPHPPSYGTYPSSGLLSSAGSTSSLDRRKDSLPRSTWHRAPALPGSSSQLIQQRISVPPSPTFQAGERTDPPLAVAVRPYIADKGSRPQSPRKGPPTMNSSSIYHMYLQQGAPKNYPNSKPAVKAVYGKPILPSSSNSPSPLPFLHGPAAPALQVSGEDTMDRAGDPDSSPPGPKEAPPSVENIPRPLSPTKLTPMAHSPLRYQSDIDLEILRKKLANAPRPLKKRSSITEPEGPSGPNIQKLLYQRFNTLAGGMEGGGGTPFYQPNNPPDYVLADLDNGNAANANLPELPPYTAPPAELPETNPLPAPAPSSDANDNQLPLPPTEDLTPGPTDTTEDANNNLPAGPTETLPSPVPEGSSPEEVGTEPATTTQPMVKRTNLKKPESERTGHGLRVKFNPLALLLDASLEGEFDLVQRIIYEVENPSKPNDEGITPLHNAVCAGHHHIVKFLLDFGVNVNAADSDGWTPLHCAASCNSVHLCKLLVESGAAIFATTISDVETAADKCEEMEEGYIQCSQFLYGVQEKLGVMNKGGVFGLWDYEAQGSDELSFKEGDAITILRRKDDSETEWWWARLNDKEGYVPRNLLGLYPRIKPRQRSLA